Within Candidatus Rubrimentiphilum sp., the genomic segment AGCGCCGCGTTCGATTTCCACGGACGGATGAATCATGGGTAAGCACATGGCGCCCGGAGATTACATCGAATCGCCGGGGCAGCCGCGCGGGCGGACTCTAAAGCGCGTTGCAATGGTGCTCGGAGTTTTGGTATTGGGTTGCGTCGCGACGCTGGCCGGCATGTCGGTCGCGCAGCGGAAGCCCGTCTGGCAAATTGTTGCGACCGCGCTGACGCCTTCACCGCAGCAAATCTTCGGCAAGAGTCACATTCTCGTCTTGATCGAAGGCCTCGATTACGATTACACCGCCAAAGACATTGAGTACTCGTCGCACGCGCGCAGCGACGTCATCTGGGCGGTGAATCTCGATTTTCTGAATCACCGCGTCTATCAACTTTCGATTCCGCGCGATATGGTCGCAACGTTTCCGAACGGCGGCCGCCAGAAGATCAATCAGGCGCAATCGGATGGCGGCATCAAAGAAGCAAAAACCGTCATCGCGCAATTCCTGGGCATTCCCGGGTTCGACCGGTATATGGTTTTTCGCCCCGATTCAACCAAGGATTTCGTCAACTCGATCGGCGGCGTTGATGTCAAAGTCATGAATGCCGACTGCCTGATGCACCCGCACGGCTGCGTGAACGGTCCGCTGGATTACGACGACAGCTGGGGCCACCTGCATATCCATCTCAAGCCGGGCATGCAGCATCTCAACGGGGCGCAGGCTGTCGGGTACATGCGCTTCCGGCATGACTTCTGCGGCGACCCCTGCCGCATCATGCGGCAACAAGAAGTGCTGCATGCGCTGCTGCACAAGTTGACGGCGGATAAGCTGAACACGCTTTTGCATTTGAACGATCTGCTCGCAACCATCAACCGCGACGTTTCGACCAATCTATCGCGCCAGGAAGAAGTGAGCATCGCGACGGCCTTTGCCGACATGGGGCCGAACGGACTGACCTCTAAGCAAGTGCCATACGTCGCGGACGTGACGCTGCCGGACGGCGGAGCTGCGATCGTCGCGGATGAAACGCAACGCGCGCAGTTGGTGCGAACGATGCTGATCGCACCGCCGCAGCCGTCCGCGCCGCCCGATCCGGGCGCCTTGGCGGCGCTCGCGCCAAGCTCGCTGCGTGTGGACGTTGAAAACGGAACCGGAATTCCGGGCGTGGCCAAACGCGTAGCCGCGCTCCTGCGATCCGAGGGCTTTCAAATAGCGCAAGTCAGCAATGCGGTTTCGTCAAACGTGACGACCACCGAAGTGCGCGAGCATTCCCGTCTGGCGCTGGCGGGCCTGAAGGTTCGCGGCGGTCTGGGTTCCGCCGCCAAAAGCGTACCGGTAATCTCGGAAGCAGTTTCATCGAGCGCCGCAAAGCCGAGCGACGTCACCGTCATCGTCGGATCGGATCTCGTCTCCTCGCTGGCTGCACAATCCCCGCAATGAACCGGGCCCGAGCCATCGCTGCGTTGGCGGTCTGCGCCATTATCGCTTATGGCATCTACCGGCTATTTCTTCACGCGAGCCACTTGCAGCCCGCGATCGTAACGCCGCAGATGGATGCGCGCGAAGCCGTCGCTCCGTCGCTGCTCGGGCACGTGAGGCGCTTGCTTCGCGATCCGGCGATAAGTGGCGCT encodes:
- a CDS encoding LCP family protein, producing the protein MGKHMAPGDYIESPGQPRGRTLKRVAMVLGVLVLGCVATLAGMSVAQRKPVWQIVATALTPSPQQIFGKSHILVLIEGLDYDYTAKDIEYSSHARSDVIWAVNLDFLNHRVYQLSIPRDMVATFPNGGRQKINQAQSDGGIKEAKTVIAQFLGIPGFDRYMVFRPDSTKDFVNSIGGVDVKVMNADCLMHPHGCVNGPLDYDDSWGHLHIHLKPGMQHLNGAQAVGYMRFRHDFCGDPCRIMRQQEVLHALLHKLTADKLNTLLHLNDLLATINRDVSTNLSRQEEVSIATAFADMGPNGLTSKQVPYVADVTLPDGGAAIVADETQRAQLVRTMLIAPPQPSAPPDPGALAALAPSSLRVDVENGTGIPGVAKRVAALLRSEGFQIAQVSNAVSSNVTTTEVREHSRLALAGLKVRGGLGSAAKSVPVISEAVSSSAAKPSDVTVIVGSDLVSSLAAQSPQ